GGCATGTTACTATTTGTAAAAGTGTTAgaatgcatgcatgtgttgttaCGCTAGTACTCTAGGTGTTGGTGTGGGGTCGGCGCCAACGATGCGTTCATCGTGTCTCATTTTGTTGTTTTATATGGTGTGTCAGTGCCTCAGCTCGGTGGTGGTAGTGGGGTAACGAGGGGtgacatgagagagagagagagagagtacacCGGGTGCATGCCGCCCCTGGTAATTTTAGTCTTATGGCGATCCTTTGCCATATTTGGGCCATGGTTTCCACTTTCTATATTTGTAAGTTCCTAATGATTTTTGTGGGGTACTCCTTTGAAATATAAATTATTTATAAGAATATTGAGGGATTTAAATCCaaaggaccccccccccccttccctacGAAGGATCTTTAGATTATTTGATGCGAGTTAATTACAAAATTTCTGTGGAGCTCATTCATACGTCCTTCATTTCATACAAATGTCGACGTGAGCtcaaacttattttattttttactttgagaagtcaccccccacacacacacaccccaacCCCCCTAAAGATCTATTGTTTATTTATGTCATCCAAGGAAACCTCATACAAAATTTTGTGTGTGTTTTGAGGCCATGTAGGAATTGACGATACGTTATTTCTTAACCATGTGTTTTCTTGAATGGTGGTCTACGTCTCAGGGTGAAACCTCGGTagcctaagagcatctccaaccgtTAGCCTCCTCGGGATGCATAAAAATCGCCCCTGGGGGTGAGCCGGCGATTCGTTCGGCGCTGGGGGTAGTTTTGCGCCCAGTCGTCGCCCCCAGTCGCCGATTTTGGCCCATTTTTGAAGCCCCATTTCGGCGAAAAAGGCCCATATGGGTGAGAATAGgcccatattcggcgtggttcgccgtggctcggcgttcaattatcaacataaatattttatttatcacatatttcatcacagaaaattcaaatacttcaacaacaaatagttcaatacaaattatatagttcaacaaataaaaactcatatttcatcacacgtcgcgCCCGGTGTCGCCCTtcagcctccataggtgctctaTCAGATCTTATGCTGCAGTTGATGATGCACCTGACCCTGCCTGtggtatggttcagtgtcaaacactggctcttcctgcaccggcgccgagccacctcgccgcggcttttcattgctcgccagcagctgggcaagggcggcgagcaccatgagatgctcttcttcctggacgtcggcctcggcttcctcctccagcagcgcggcgagcacttcctcgtcatccgagtccatcgccgaggcaggcaaatcgccgaacaccttgcgcGCGGTGGGTGTGCACCCGCCGCTAAACTGCCCCTCCGCGGCCGGAAACGGCGGCCGGAAACGCCCAGCTGGTGTCGGAGGGGCTGCCGCGGCGAACCTCTGCTATTTTTCCGGCGGGGAATGGCTATCTACCGGTgaagggcggcggggcggcgccgggataTACCTAGTGGCGGCCGAGAGCGCGGGGGGTGGGAGGCGAGCCGGGGAAGAAAATCTTGACTTTTCACCTGACGGCGTGGGCCAGCCGcgcttttcccttgcgccggagcccccaagcgcccccagcgcgccgggttcggcctgcggCCGCCGGGCGAAAAAAGGGCCGAACCGGCGCTTTTCGTcgtcctgggggcgcgactgggccgtttttttggcgccggcgccgaaaaagtCGCCTGGGGGATCTGTTGGggacgcggctggagatgctctaactcTGCCCCTCAATTAATTGACACTTACCAAATTTATAAAAATGGCTCTGGGGAAGCACCTTTTATTTCAGTATCATGTTGAATTTGGACAACAAACAACGACATTAAGTCACATTTCTTATAGTCCATGTTTTATAAGGACTCTATGCAACATGCTCCTCATTAACAGTTCGGTCTCACAATATTAACTCTAATAATCCATATTGATACTTCTCTACCTCAACTGCATTGTGGTCCACCCCATGCAAATAACCTACTACGGGGAACCCAAGTCTGTTAATACAATCGACGGCATAATGGCATTGGTTTACCGAACTCACATGGTCCAGTTGAGAATGGAGTTCAAGTTGATATAATGGCAAAGTATAGATAGCGTTTTTCTTGTATGATCAGTACGTAGATATGGTCTATCTGCTAAGATCAGCATAATATCATGGGTGTTTGCAAGAAATGGATATATCAATATCAACATAGGAAGATGAGGGGGCTTTTAGTGTTTCCCCGCTATTGTTTTTTCAGAACATGCTAGATATCAGTGCACTTGTATATTGAGATAGAAAGGAAAGTTTTCTAAAGGGGAGGGTCGAGCGCCAAGAAAAGGCAGCCCCAAAATCCCCCCATCTACCCCAAAGATGCACACTACATGATTACTCTCTAAGGCTACCATTTCCTACCAATCGACTTCCACTCACGACATTGGGATTAAATCATGTCACTAATTACTCTAGGTAGAAGGAAGGCCTTCTTGAAAACTCTAGCGAAGGGTGCATACAATGTTGAAATTGACCCCCTGCCGAAATTGGCCCAGGGTTAGGTGCTGGAACCTAGACCACAAATCAAAGGCTGGGTCTGCTGTATCTGGAGAGTTGGTATGAAAATTCCTCTCTTTTGTTGAGCTCAATGAATCGATCTTCAACCATTTGGGTTGTGATGCAGCCTAGATGTTTGCAACATTGTAGAGGTTTTGCATAATTAATCTGCTTCAGACAAATGTGGTTATAGATGATGGGTAGATAGGCTTTTGGATTTTACTCCCCTTTTGTGTACAACGAGTGTTGTTCTCAGAGCTATGATACAATGTTATTTTCCGCTACCTCCTTGTTTTATGCTTTCAGACTTATGGTTTATTCTCATCTCTTAATGCAATGCTAATGCAACAATTTCTTAGCTTACATTTAATTTTCTCCTATGACTATATGTCCACTTTGTTTATTGTTTTTACAAGCCATTCATGAGTCTTTTTTTTTACCTCTAGCAACTAGTAAATGTTGCACTGGCATTCCCATATCGGAGGGAAAACTTTTAAAAACTTATATTAGTCGGCAGAATGTAAGGCTTTGCCTCTCACATGTTTTCTCATGCTTAAGGGAGAACCTGCAGGAGATATAACAATGTAAAGGTACCCAGGAGCTGCTTTTATTAGGTAATATTAGCCTCACGGCCGGGGAATTGGTAATTAACCACCTTCAACTAATCATGTGTGATGTTATGATTCAAAATTCAGATTTTCATATCATGCTAAGAATTAATATAAAACATCAAAAATTTAGACTAGAGAAGTTAGATGATGCAATATTTTTCATATCCTTTAACATTGCCTGTAACTTGCATGTGCCTTGGGATGCGTGCAAATATGATTTCTTGTCAGATATAGATTTATTAAGTGGGGGCTTGGTGTGTCTTGAGTTTGTGTTGGCTAGTCACTATGGCAGAATGGGTGTAGTTTAGATGGTAGctagtgaacctgttattttTGTAGTTTTCGTGGGGATTTTCTCTAGTTGCTAAATTTCTACTTGTATCGAATGGTAGAGTTCCTGCCCAAGGTGCGAGAAAGTACAATCAATGGAACGGGGGCTGGACTTTTTCCGCTGGCTAAAGCTGTAGCACGTGTAACAAGTAACAACAAAACTCAAATAACATACCTGGACATGGTTTCATAATATAAGAGAGAGATTAATTAGCTAAACTACTATtgttaaaaaaaatcaaaaatattATTGCACAATAAACCATTACACCGCTTACTTCTTTGTATATGAAAAGAAGTAACAAATTCGTATGGCACACACAGCAAGCCCGCCAGCTAGCATTGCTCAACCTCCAAAGCCAAATTAAGCATATGTTTAAAAGCATAAAACATTTTTAGAACGCGCGGTTAGGCTTGTCCCATAGGAAGAAGTATATCTGAAAAAACCAATGCACACACACACTTCTACTAGCTAGCTATTTTGCGCTTTGGGAGAGCATTATTAAGTCCTACCTTGAGGATAAAAGTTGCAATCCATACCACCGATCGATCAGCTCCATCTTCTTCAGGATATCGATCGATCCAGCGTTGTACTAGCTAGCTAGGTGGCAGCTAGCTTCCTGTCTGGTCATGGAAAGCTCTCGCCGAGCTCAAGGATAAGCTTTGGGAGCCCAGGTCATCAACTGGGAACTGATCGGCCTCGGACGAGTAGTAAACCAGCTGATGCGACCTTGGAGCCAAGGAGAGTAACGATGGGAATGCCGAGTGGTgagccgcggcggcggcagcgatcGAGACCTGCGCCGAGCCAGCGCCGCCGCTCTGGTGCACACTGCTGTTATTCCATGACTCGCCGGTGAAATTGTATGGTATCCCGCTGTTGACCAGTCCGAGGTTGTTGTTGAGCCCCATGAACCGGTGGTAGCCGAACCTCCCCATGTTGTGGTGAGCTCCACCGCCGTCTGCGTCGGCCCCGGCCTTGACGCCACCATCTCCGGCGAGGGTGGACGCGAAGTGACAGAACTTGTCATCGACGTGCGGCATGAGCGGCATGGAGGAGGAGGTCATCATGTGGTCCATGAGGTCGACCTGGTGCGGCGGGAACTGGAGCGGCGGCAGCTTGTCGATCTCGTGGCGGGCCGCGTTGAGCAGCCAGTCGACGACCTTGCTGGGCTGGTTAAGGCCCAGCCGGTCCTGCAGGTCGTAGAGCTGGATCGCCGTCTGCACGGACAGCCGCACGCGCCGGTCGCGGAGACCCTTGACGGTCTTCACCTTGCTGTGGCGGTCCTTGCCGCCGAAGACGCGCGACACGCGCACTATCCGTGACTCCGTCTGCGACGACCATTGCCGCGACGTAGCCACCGCTGCCGCGTGCTTCCGCGCtagctcctgctcctcctccgccgccgactGCTGCTGCTGGTTGTTGCCGCTCATCATCTCAAGTGACCTCCGACGACGAGGCGCATCGTCGATCGGCTTTCGATCGTCCGCTAGCTAGCTTCACCTGCCATATCACATCATCAGCTCGATTAATTAACATCGCATGCAGCTGCAGGCCTGCAGCTAGCAGGGAGATTTAATGGTGTTTGTACAGGAGCAAGCCACCAATCAAGCATGCACCAGCAGTCCACCACTGTGCCCGAACGGCGCGCAGGGGTCTACCGGTCGATGTGCGCCACGTACGTACTGTTCCATCGGCAACGGGGGGAATGGGATTGGGAGAGGAGAGCGCGCGCGGCAGCTTTATTCAAGCTGCATGCAACTGCTGCAGCAGG
The Aegilops tauschii subsp. strangulata cultivar AL8/78 chromosome 3, Aet v6.0, whole genome shotgun sequence genome window above contains:
- the LOC109753738 gene encoding uncharacterized protein, with product MMSGNNQQQQSAAEEEQELARKHAAAVATSRQWSSQTESRIVRVSRVFGGKDRHSKVKTVKGLRDRRVRLSVQTAIQLYDLQDRLGLNQPSKVVDWLLNAARHEIDKLPPLQFPPHQVDLMDHMMTSSSMPLMPHVDDKFCHFASTLAGDGGVKAGADADGGGAHHNMGRFGYHRFMGLNNNLGLVNSGIPYNFTGESWNNSSVHQSGGAGSAQVSIAAAAAAHHSAFPSLLSLAPRSHQLVYYSSEADQFPVDDLGSQSLSLSSARAFHDQTGS